A region from the Leptospirillum ferriphilum ML-04 genome encodes:
- the cbiB gene encoding adenosylcobinamide-phosphate synthase CbiB, producing MKLLIHPPFSVLFFLALAGDTFWGGRFYRFHPVVAMGRTGRWLERLILRTVSRPWLLRFWGMLLLFGVVLLFGAGSVLFLFVLDHWGQADLAALLTVFWGYQLLAGKSLEDHLEAVYSPLVAGDLSGARAALARIVGRDTEELDLSGIVRGAIESLSENANDALVAPLFFFALGGVGLLMAYKSVSTLDSQVGYKYLPYRDLGWASARADDLMAFLPARLSLLLLLAFFGFSAARRRGVSFGTICAEAFGSRLAHPSPNSAHTMSAFAALLGIRLGGGASYRKTWTPKPWIGTGREALFPDDLSDALRIFRRFRMVLLLLAGVWGAADLVFHLVSGRG from the coding sequence ATGAAGCTCCTGATCCACCCGCCGTTTTCCGTTCTTTTTTTTCTGGCTCTTGCCGGAGATACCTTTTGGGGAGGTCGTTTCTACAGGTTTCATCCGGTGGTCGCGATGGGAAGAACGGGACGCTGGCTCGAACGTCTGATCCTCCGGACCGTTTCCCGTCCATGGCTGCTGCGTTTTTGGGGGATGCTTCTGCTGTTCGGGGTTGTCCTCCTGTTCGGTGCTGGAAGTGTTCTGTTTCTGTTTGTCCTGGACCATTGGGGACAGGCGGACCTTGCGGCGCTCCTGACGGTGTTCTGGGGATACCAGCTGCTGGCCGGAAAGAGTCTGGAAGACCATCTGGAAGCTGTGTACAGCCCTCTTGTGGCGGGAGATCTTTCCGGCGCGCGAGCGGCACTTGCCCGGATCGTCGGAAGGGACACGGAGGAACTTGACCTTTCGGGCATTGTTCGGGGGGCGATCGAGTCTCTGTCTGAAAACGCCAATGACGCGCTGGTGGCCCCCCTGTTCTTTTTTGCCCTTGGAGGTGTCGGGCTTCTGATGGCATATAAGTCCGTCAGCACTCTGGATTCACAGGTCGGGTATAAATATCTACCCTATCGGGATCTCGGATGGGCCAGTGCCAGGGCGGATGATCTCATGGCGTTTTTGCCTGCCCGCCTTTCGCTTCTTCTTCTGCTGGCTTTTTTCGGTTTTTCAGCCGCTCGCAGGAGAGGGGTGTCTTTCGGGACAATCTGTGCAGAAGCCTTCGGCAGCCGTCTGGCGCATCCGAGTCCCAACAGTGCGCACACCATGAGTGCCTTTGCCGCGCTTCTCGGAATCCGGCTGGGGGGAGGGGCTTCTTATCGGAAAACCTGGACACCCAAGCCCTGGATCGGAACCGGCCGGGAAGCTCTTTTTCCGGACGATCTTTCGGATGCCCTCCGGATCTTCCGGAGATTCCGCATGGTTCTTCTGCTCCTCGCCGGTGTATGGGGAGCCGCCGATCTGGTCTTTCATCTCGTTTCCGGAAGGGGGTAG